Genomic segment of Syngnathus acus chromosome 10, fSynAcu1.2, whole genome shotgun sequence:
TCTTATTTGTATGTTTAGATGAAGAGGCCCGACCCCAGCGCCGCAACCGAAGCCGCCGCCGTCGCAACCGCGGCAGTCGCCCCGAGGGAGACTCGGCTAGCTGCGATCGGCAGCCAACTGATAGTGGTGAGCTGAACGTGTTCgatgccactttttttttttatcagaccGGTACTTTTGATGCATACAATTTTGATTAAATCAATAAGTGATAATTTCAGAGAAATTTGCAAAAAAGGTAATCTGCAATACCTTGGGAGTTGctggtaaaaagaaaaaacaattctaCAAGTAGTATAGTGTTTGATGTATGTGATAAGAACAATTGGCCGCTTTGAGCGATCGATCGGCCATTAAAGGCTTGGATCGCGTTTACCGATCACACACTTTTTCCACATCCCTACTAGTTCGTTCCTGATCATGAAACTGTCACAAGGGTGCCTTGGCCACCACTCGATACCTTCTAAACTATTTTAATGATTTAGTGACCGTCGCTGACTACATATCCCGTCCGGAGTCCCAGAGCAGACAGAACCTTCCCTTGAAGGAAAACCACACTGGTCCTGAACCCCCCAAGGTACAGTCAGAAAGTGCTGACAAATTACAACTGTCAAACCTTCAACCAGAATCTTGGTAtcttttttcccattattattatttttttctttttcctgctcacAGGAGAACGGGACCAGCAGCAAAACGGACGAGCAAACGCCTTCTAAGCGTTCACCCAGCAAAGGCACGACACCAGCCGGCGAGACGGTAACGTTGGTCAACGGCGTCTCGTAATGAGTCGGCCCCACCCATCGCGAACCCAAGTCTCGAGCAAGACTCCATGGCAAACTGTCCCTGCTTGCATTAACGTAAACCTTAAACAGATGAGTGAAAAGTACCTGACAAAATTCCTGAATCCATACTAtgagagtggaaaaaaaaaatatgacgcATCTTCTTGAAAACCCACGGTGTATGCTATATCCTATCTATCAGTACTTAGTgcttatttaaaaacacaaacacacacacacaaaaaaagtagcTTGCCAAAAAAGAACTGGTGGATATGACTTGAGTTTTAAGGAAAAAAACCGAGACACAACAAAAAGGACTAGATTTTCTCGTCGCTCTTCTGTTGGTTTCCTTCATTGTTTATCACTGGTTTGGACTCGGGGGTCTCGGACGCGTCTCTTAACAGCGTTGACGTGCGGGCGCGAGAGGTGTCATCTGCGGCGAGTGACACACAAGCGGAGAGTGCAATGCGTCGAAGTGTTCATACTCACAGGCTGGAAATATTGATAGACATTGTGCcttgaatttgaaagaaaaaaaaaagaaaaaaacgttttttgttttcgtcAGGACATGGGAGGCGgtgttccgtttttttttattttattttggttgcaAGGAGATGACTTGAGGGAGTGATGGAGTCACAAGAGTGAGGAAGATACAGAACTAGGGGGAGTGGCTGGAAGGGGGCGAGGGGCAAGGTAGGTGCCAAACGACCTGATTTCAAGGCACTTTTCCTCATTCCAAACAGAACGGACAAAATTGCGGTTTCGAGCGTAGTGACGTAGAAACAGGAGGCCTGGGAAATGTAAACGCAGCCCGGGCCTCGCAGCGACGGCAGTATGAGGTGATGCGtcgccccctcctcccctcccaaAGTGTCGGCCGGGGGGCGCCTTTCGAAACGTGACAAAACTGCAGACTTCAACAGTAGACCTAAAAGAGAAGCAGCCGTTACCTTCCAGCCACAGTCTCGACAAACCGCGGCCGCCCGTGGATCCAGATGCGCACGTGAGGCGACCACCTTCTTGGGTGGGGGTGTATGCACCCATTGGGCAAAGCCTGGGGGACTAAGAACTGTGGGATTGGGACAGCTAAAAAAATGAGACGAGAGCCACgcgtgcaaacacaaacatacgCAAACTAGGCGCAAGAAGCGGAGGAAGACCAGGACCCCTCGGTGGCTCTCTGCTCATGTTATTGTTGTCTTGGTTAccgctccttttttttgttttttgttgttgttgttgctattTCCACAtcttagaaaataaaaaatggaagtGAAATCAACCCCACCTCTGGAGATGACCTTTTTAATTTCTCTGTCTCGTGGGTTTGCAGTCTATTTTTCTAACTTGCATGACTCGACGGCTAACCATTCGTAGGCGGCGCCTGCCCCGTGCATGCCAAGAGGGGGTTGTCGATCCCACTTACAAAGCCATCGGTTTCATCCAATAGAATCGCTGCTAACGTACACACTGAATGTCCGAGTAGAGCGAGAGAAGGGCGGTCGTCTGTATCCCCGGCTCGCAGCTTCCAGAGTCTCCCGGGCAACATTTGGGCATAACGGTAAAGCATCCACATGACCAAAGGTTTTTAAGAGGCAGACGAACGGGAATGCGGTTGCATCGAGACGACTCTGATGCTGCTTGTTTGACATTACTGCTCAcctgtgtgttgtgtttttaagaGTGTGAGAGAGCACTTGTACCTATTTTTGGTTTCAGTTGCATGTGTGCGAGTTTGTGTACATTTATACCTCATTGTGTGAATACTGTATCCCCTCATGTATCTGTAACCCTCACGTCCCGTTGAAAGACTGCTGGCTGCACTTTGTATGTGTACGCACGTGTGTGCTGGTTGTACAGTTCACTTCTCTTGTCAGATTTTGTCTCTGCATTCGTGTACTGATGGCAATAAAGGACTTTTCATTATTTGGTACACATGTTTGACAAactcacccttttttttttcctcctcccctGGGTCTGGGGTTTGAACTGATgtaatcattattttaatctgcGAAGACAAAAGACTGTCAAGATTTAACAGTAGGAAACCAATTTCAGTTTGGGGAACTTCATTTCTATGAATCACAGCAAGcattcatgtttttcaaatgatcacaagGAAAGTTTATTGTCCCCGGGttgccttttttattttgttatttttttaacaacaggCCTGCTTGTACAAGTGCCCCTTATGGTACAACCGTCCCACCTCAGTGATGCTCCGTGTATTCCGTGAAAGAGCTTCAGTTTAATGAAGTAACTAATAAAGACTAATTTCATTTTGGCACAAGAAACCCCCTTCAAATTGGAGCATTAAGATGTCAAGACTGCTTTGATTGCCAGTTGCGTGTGGTGCTTTCTCCTGGACATGAACTGGAGGCAGAGCTCACCTAACATTGAACACTGAGCCACAATAATATGAATAATGCattatgacatttttatacGCATTTCAAATTCACCAGGTTGTTGCAGCAGCACCCTTGACTCACTTTCGgcactatttatttatttttaggaaaaaaaccaatctatattgtgtatatatatttcatttgaccTGTTGTATGCCAAATTTCATCTCTAATGATTAACAAATGACCTGTAACTTTTACATTACATTCTATTTTGACATAAGATGACGTTAACAAAGAATGTGAAGACATTCAACAACAAAGCATCAACGCAATTTACGTGCAAACGTGAGAGGACCGTGTGTCTTAACTCTAATCACGTTGTGAGAGAATTATGCAATCCACGTTGACACAGGCGTTTGTGTCACACATGGCGACTTTCCGAGTCGCCTTTGAAAGTATTATTGCCCGGAATAATGTAGTGGGGTTCAACGATTTTGTTGCTAATGTGCTACGCCGTGTCTACGAAAATCGGAAATGACGCACGAACAAGGCGACCATAATACTTGGTGCTTGACCAATGACATGCGCGATATTTTGAGCGACACGTTAACCTGCCAATAGGATTTAAGAATTTTATTCCCTCGCCGGTGTGCGCCATTTAGTTCCATATTCCAGCAGTTTCCACTCGGTGTTACCGCGGGCTGTCGAAGACAACTGGAAAGTACGATTTATTTATCATCTTAAACCTCTGCTGTGTTCTAATCGAATCCCATGCTGACCCTTTTGACTTATAATTTATAAATCCTTGGGAATTAGTTAACCTTTAGCCATGTTTCGCGCCAATGTAGCATgatgctaatgttagcttgCTAATAGCAACCGTTGGTGGCTTGCTAATCAGGAAGTTGCTAACGTCTTAGCCTCTTTATGGCTAGCATGAGTTCTCGCGCGTGAGGCGGATTGTTAAACAAGCACATCCACGCAAAAACTCGTCTTGGATTTTCTTGATTGTTAATCTGTGACGTTTTGCGCCGTAACTTGTTAAGTTTTTGAGGTCGATGTTCACTCTAGTCGTCTGTTCCACGTGTAGGGCCAAACCCCGGTGCAACAATGGTGAAGCTGTTCATTGGAAACTTAACCGAGGAGACGACTCGGGACGAGATCGAAGCTCTGTTTACGCCGTACGGCACTATAACAGAATGTGCCAAGTACAAAAACTACGCCTTTGTCCACATGGATGACCGCAAGGCCGCCACGAAAGCCATCCGCGAGCTCAACCTCTATCAACTAAATGGCAGACCTATGAACGTGGAGCCCAGCCGAGGGAACAACCAAGGCCCGGTCAAGATCCACATCGCCAATGTGGAGAGGGGCTTTGAGAAAGAGCTGAGAGAGCTGTTTGAAGAATATGGCACAGTCACAGAGTGTGCTATCGTGAAGAATTTTGCATTTGTTCACATGGCCAATTCTGAAGAAGCCATGGATGCCATAAAGGGCCTGGATAACACAATGTTTCAAGGTaagccattttgatttttgcaaTTAGAAAGTTTTCCCTCCAAAAGAAAGCTTTGTTGACTGACTTCTTGACTCTTGACGCAGCCAGTGGTACCTTAGCTTAAACTTTTACATGATAGCACGTTTGTACTGTGAACATCTCTGTTTTTCACTTTGACCCCAGGACAAAACATCCATGTGCAGCTTTCAAAAAGCAAGCCTGCCTGGGCTATGGGAGAGGAGGATTACGGTCCGCCACCCCCCGGTAGAGGCTTTTACCCGCCTCATCCTCCTCACCCTCCGCGCTTCCATCCCGAGCCTCCCTACGGGGGCCGCATGTCTTCGTACCCGCCTCCGCCCCCGCCGCCACCTCCTCCGAGGCGCCCAATGTACCCCGACCGCGGCTATGGCGAGCGTGAAGGCTACGGAGGTGGGGTGGTGGATTATTATGAGAAATTCCGCGCCCGTCCTTACGGCGCTCCAGGCTACGACGATAGGCGCCCCGGGGCcatccc
This window contains:
- the LOC119128194 gene encoding RNA-binding protein 4.1-like, whose amino-acid sequence is MVKLFIGNLTEETTRDEIEALFTPYGTITECAKYKNYAFVHMDDRKAATKAIRELNLYQLNGRPMNVEPSRGNNQGPVKIHIANVERGFEKELRELFEEYGTVTECAIVKNFAFVHMANSEEAMDAIKGLDNTMFQGQNIHVQLSKSKPAWAMGEEDYGPPPPGRGFYPPHPPHPPRFHPEPPYGGRMSSYPPPPPPPPPPRRPMYPDRGYGEREGYGGGVVDYYEKFRARPYGAPGYDDRRPGAIPPPPPPPPPSVMGRDRVGMGSHEGYDRRPIPPAPYMQRDRSPIRRAPHPPLPAPAAGNGYSYERTRFTPQMKPQQYAAPFPRNNFTQSGPVAAPAQPAYTSYPAPGV